From the Flavobacterium galactosidilyticum genome, one window contains:
- a CDS encoding helix-turn-helix domain-containing protein: MNEHIVTQIYNTTPEQLREILRDDTRKEIKELFNKLTPKPPVEFLTRKEVSTMLKVALSTVSEWDKLEILKPYRIGNLVRYKSDEIEEALKAIKK, encoded by the coding sequence ATGAACGAACACATAGTTACACAAATCTACAACACTACGCCAGAACAGCTTAGAGAAATTCTGAGGGATGATACTCGAAAAGAAATAAAAGAGTTATTCAATAAATTGACGCCTAAGCCTCCAGTCGAATTTCTAACTAGGAAAGAGGTTTCAACAATGCTTAAGGTGGCTCTGTCTACTGTTTCTGAATGGGATAAGCTTGAAATTCTTAAGCCCTATCGCATCGGGAACTTGGTACGATACAAAAGTGATGAAATAGAAGAGGCTTTAAAAGCTATTAAAAAATAA
- a CDS encoding site-specific integrase yields MSVQIQMSKGSVRYAFKESKKNLEEHKQQESLIYLYFSYGAERLKYSVGYKSCFANWDFKKQRIKNISSLINKDKVNQDLKHFEDSILSRYQKLYMDYGDGVTNEMIKKELDIIVRKKHLVESDKEIVLSFIDVCNKFIDDKGTSIAPVTKRVYKQAITILEKYEKKKQISLSFEAIDMPFYNSFKAFLEKENYSLNTIGKHIKTIKSFMNYAFVEGYTASVKHQSRDFKVEKEITTEIYLSDAEIKVLHNKDLSKTPVLEHARDVFLIGCYTGQRVSDYNSLSKDDIVTKGEIQYFKFVQQKNRKRGRVVMCPITKEIREIMDKRYGGVPPPSIPEQHINEHIKTIGLDLQWTESIKCEQTKGGKLVTEMIPKYKLLKSHTARRSFCTNMYLRKMPIFDIMLFSGHTTEKEFYRYIRIKEEERAQHIVDSGYFNV; encoded by the coding sequence ATGTCTGTACAAATTCAAATGTCTAAAGGCTCTGTGCGATATGCGTTCAAGGAGTCAAAAAAAAACCTAGAGGAGCATAAGCAGCAAGAGAGTCTGATATACCTCTATTTTTCATATGGTGCCGAAAGGCTTAAGTATTCTGTTGGGTATAAATCATGTTTTGCAAATTGGGATTTTAAGAAGCAGCGTATAAAAAACATCAGCTCTCTTATTAATAAAGACAAAGTTAATCAAGATCTAAAACATTTTGAAGATTCTATACTCAGTCGCTATCAAAAACTATATATGGACTACGGGGATGGTGTTACTAATGAGATGATAAAAAAGGAGTTGGATATTATTGTAAGAAAGAAACATTTAGTTGAGAGTGACAAAGAGATTGTACTATCCTTTATAGACGTCTGTAACAAGTTTATAGACGATAAGGGGACTTCTATAGCTCCGGTGACTAAAAGAGTGTATAAGCAAGCTATTACGATTCTCGAGAAATATGAAAAAAAGAAACAGATTTCATTGAGCTTTGAGGCAATTGATATGCCTTTTTACAATAGTTTCAAAGCATTTTTGGAAAAGGAAAATTATTCTTTAAACACCATTGGTAAGCATATCAAAACCATTAAGTCTTTTATGAATTATGCATTTGTAGAGGGCTATACTGCTAGTGTTAAACATCAAAGTAGAGACTTTAAGGTTGAGAAGGAAATCACAACTGAAATATATTTATCAGATGCCGAGATTAAAGTTCTGCATAATAAGGATTTGTCTAAAACTCCGGTCTTAGAACACGCTAGAGATGTATTTTTGATAGGTTGCTATACGGGGCAACGAGTTAGTGATTATAATAGTCTATCTAAGGATGATATCGTAACGAAGGGGGAGATACAATATTTTAAATTTGTTCAACAAAAAAACCGTAAACGAGGTAGGGTGGTGATGTGTCCGATAACAAAAGAGATAAGAGAAATTATGGATAAAAGGTATGGTGGAGTACCTCCCCCATCGATTCCAGAACAACATATTAACGAACATATTAAAACAATAGGTCTGGACCTTCAGTGGACTGAGTCAATAAAGTGTGAACAAACAAAGGGTGGCAAATTGGTGACTGAAATGATTCCAAAATACAAATTGTTGAAGTCTCATACTGCAAGAAGAAGTTTTTGTACTAATATGTATTTAAGAAAAATGCCAATCTTTGATATCATGTTGTTTTCAGGGCATACGACTGAAAAGGAATTTTATAGGTACATTCGAATCAAAGAAGAAGAAAGAGCGCAACATATTGTTGATAGCGGTTACTTTAATGTATAA
- a CDS encoding IS1/IS1595 family N-terminal zinc-binding domain-containing protein — MEILACPKCQGNHIIKSGVINNKQRYLCKKCNYFFTVNKIGKKIDDYYVTKALQLYLEGLSFREIERIIGVSHVTVSNWVKTYNIKKPSHANYHPTYKIFNHLELVEYLKNKQLLSGAGMIITELGDKFMLIKWERFKD, encoded by the coding sequence ATGGAGATTTTAGCCTGTCCAAAATGCCAAGGAAACCACATAATAAAAAGCGGAGTCATTAACAATAAACAAAGGTACTTATGTAAAAAATGCAACTATTTTTTTACTGTTAACAAAATTGGCAAAAAAATAGATGATTACTACGTAACCAAAGCATTACAACTCTACCTAGAAGGCTTAAGTTTCAGAGAAATAGAACGAATTATAGGGGTTTCGCACGTAACTGTTAGCAACTGGGTAAAGACCTACAACATAAAAAAACCATCTCATGCTAATTACCACCCTACTTACAAGATATTTAACCATTTAGAACTAGTAGAATATTTAAAAAACAAACAATTACTTTCTGGTGCTGGCATGATTATCACTGAATTAGGCGATAAGTTTATGCTTATAAAATGGGAAAGATTCAAAGATTAA